Below is a genomic region from Deinococcus misasensis DSM 22328.
GGCACCATTTTGGTGATCTCTCGGGAGCCGTAAGAAGCGATTTCTTTGACCATGCTGGAACTCACATAAGACCAGCGTGTGGCGGCCATGATGAACACGGTTTCCACATCGGGATTCATCTGGCGGTTCAAGTGGGCAATTTGCAACTCGTACTCGTAATCCGAAACGGCACGCAAGCCCCTCAAGATCACCGTGGCACCCGTTTCGCGCATGTAATCCACCAGCAGACCTCCAAAAGCCTCCACGCGCACGTTGGGCAAATGGGCCGTGGCATCTCTGAGGATTTGTAGCCGTTCCTCAATGGTGAACAGGTGCTTGGACACCTTGCGGGGGTTTTG
It encodes:
- the coaD gene encoding pantetheine-phosphate adenylyltransferase; translated protein: MKAVFPGSFDPITNGHMDVLSRACRLFPEVTLAVLQNPRKVSKHLFTIEERLQILRDATAHLPNVRVEAFGGLLVDYMRETGATVILRGLRAVSDYEYELQIAHLNRQMNPDVETVFIMAATRWSYVSSSMVKEIASYGSREITKMVPPASAEALFKKYAEQ